The Brassica oleracea var. oleracea cultivar TO1000 chromosome C7, BOL, whole genome shotgun sequence sequence AACTGGGAAGACAGTAATTGCTAAGGTTTGTCTTCCTACCTACTGCTTTTTAAGTGGTATTGTCCCAACCCTTTGAATAAGCGGAAACCACATCAGATGACTGAACCATGGAAGCTTGAGGATGGTCAACCACCATGCCATCTTCAAATGGAGTTACAAAACAGAGACATATTCTCAGGTATTGATTGCTTAAACCTCTTCCTTCTTCATTAATTTCTATTAGCTGATGATTTTATATTTTTGGGAAGTTATATTTTATTTGAACACTTGGTGTTGCAAGGATTTCCCACTACAAGGACCTTGACGTTAGGAGGTGCAACTGCATTAAGAGCTTTGCCTTGCTCAGCAACTATCTGTCTGTCCAGTGATGTCCAACACGACATGATGTTCTATTACAAGGCCTCAAGATTTTTCACCAATCAGAAGAGCTCATTCCACATCTTGGAACACTTCATAAGGATATGTTCCTATATCAACTTCTCTCAGCCAAGGGACACGCAATCCTCGAGTTCCATTGCAATACCATCGAGAGCTTGGGTTGATCTCTCTGTTCCAAGAAGTTTCAAAAAAATGGTTTGGTCTGGTCCAAATACTGCATCAGAAGCAAGTTACACCCGGGAAACCAAGTTCATAAGACCATATTATTAGTAAGTAATCATATCATATGTAACAGTAATGGAAAAGGAGTAACGTACTCTGATGAGCAACACCTCTCTCACTGTGATTTAAAAAGGACAAGGGTTCATGACAGATTTGATAACTCTATTCATTCTTTTCTTTAATGTAATAAATTCCTCACACTTGGATTTTTTTTTCCCATATAAGCCATAACATTTTAACATTTATTTTAATATATATATATATATTTTTTTTTGTAACTTAACATTTATTTTAATATTTTATTTATATCTACATATTAAATAACTGAAATAAATCTATATAAAGAAACACAGTTTTCATCATTTCTAACAACTAATAGATTTAATTCCACTAATATAATTATAATTAAATATTTAAAAATATATTCTATTTTAAAATAGCTTTATGAATGTCATCATCCTCCGCATGTATACCATATCACTATAATATTTATTTTACATAATTTATATATATATATATTTATGTATCTATTTGAAAAATAAATCAAATGTTTTTCATTGTTTTAATAATGTAATATATGTGAATAAATTGGAAAAAAAATACTCATTTTCATTTTACTATAGATCATATATTTAAAATATTTATTAAAATAATATAGTAAATAAATTTTACTTATACTAATATATTTACTTTCTAATATTTTAAGTTTAAAAACTTCTTATTTAAAAGAATAAATCTGATTAGATAAATATTATATAATCCAAAATTATAATGAAAATAGCGTGTTATATATAAATAATTTATTTTAAATGAAATCAGAATATATAATAAAAAATCAAAAAGCTTTCTCCTTAAGGTTCTCACACTCTAATGACAAAGCGGCCGTTCACGTCAAGAATCATTAGTTAATATATAATAAGTTAATTATATATAATAAAGTGTAAGAATTATACTATGCTAATTTCGAGTACCATTTATATTTATAACTCTAATCATGAGTTACTTATGTGATTTATTTTCTTTTCAAACATCATAATAATATATTTAAGAATCAAACAAACATGTATAATTTTAAATAGTAATGATCACTTTAAATTTTTTTATGTAGTCTAAACTTTGCACTACTTATTAGTTATTACTTATCACTTCACTAAACTCATCGACTAATTTTTAAAAACTAATTTTAACTATTACATTAGTTAAATTAAAAAAAAATTAAAAACAAAATAGTAATTTATGTAAAACTTTTAATAATTAACAAGTTTACACTTTTAAAACAAATAGTCAACTAAATACATAAATTGTTTTAATAAAAAAAAATATTAAAATTCATTTTAGTTTCAGTTAAGAATAAGTTAAACATTTTAAGTATTTATATTATTTGTTATGTGTTAACCCGACCATAGGACGGACCTGCCCTATTATGTCTAATTAAGAGCATCTTCATCGGTAAGAGTTGGATCACAGTCTCTTATATATAATAATAATATAAAGTTGTATTTTGGTTTATGTATTTTAATTAAACTAAAATACATAAAAAAAAAACTAAAACAAATAATAGAAAGACATTTGTCAAAAGAGTCTCTCAAATTGTTCTATGCGTCTGTCATGTCATACTAAAGATGTATGTCTCTGTCCAATTCTCATCTCTATAAACTTTTTCAGATACCATCCACTGTGGAGGGCCTTTAGTATTATTATTAGGAGTTTCGTAACCAAAAATTTTCACCAAAAATAATAATTTTTATTAAAAAAATTGTCAAGTTTTAGAAATATATACCACTATATAAATAATTTTAAAAATAAATCTCTCAAAGTTTTAAGATATTTTTAATTAAAAATATTATTATTATTGTAAGAGATTTTAGTCGAACGACTTTTGATGAAGATGCCCTCATTTTTCTAAATAAAGCATTTTTTTAAGCTTTGATGCAAAATGTGTCAGAATGAACTAAATGGTTTAACGGTTGTCATTTTCCGGGGTTTTCTCTCTCCTTTTCGTCTTCTATTCTCTCTGTAGGATCTTTCACAGAAGGAAAGATGATGAGATGAAACTCCAAGCCGGTGTTTTTCCGGCAGGCTCTTGGCTCTGACGGCGCGTCATCTCCTCGATGCGGTCGTTGGCTTTTGGCTCGGAGACCAAGCCATCTTCTTCGGCGTTGGTCTGTCGGCTCTTGGCTCCGGTGACGGTCGCTCTTACTCTTGTGACGTTGCTGGTTTACTACCGGTTATCTCCGGGTTCTGTTCGATCTTCGCTTGCGTGTTCTTCTCGATTCCATTGAACCCGATCTCATCAGGCGATTGTTCTTTGTGATCGTTGGTTGTTCGATTGAAGTAGTTTGAAACGAAGAAACTTTGGTTTGGATTCTGGATCGCTTGGTGGCTTTGCTTGGAGTTGATTGTCGATCAGGGTTGATTGGCTTTTCTATGTTGGAGCTCAAGCGTTATAATTGATGGTTTTGTGGCTCTTCAATTGCAAATAGTTTGTTGGTTTCCGTCGTTCTATTTCCGGTGTATTCCGGTCAGGGTCGGCCCTGGGCCAAACCTAATGAAACATTCGTCTTGGTCCCCCAAATTTTTGAAAATTTTTATATGTAAATAGATTTCTAATTTGTAAAAAAAAAATTTTAGGCCTCCAAATTTTTGAAGTCTTTACTAAATGGTCTTGGACCTCCAGATTCACACGGCCGGCCCTGATTCCGGTCAACGGAGATGTGAACTCCGGCAACTACTTTCACGTTGGTGGGGAGATTGACTCTCAGCTTGTCACGCGTCCGTCTAGTTCAACACGTGTTTGGAGATCATCCTTTTTCTTTGGGCCTTTTTATGTTCTGGGTTTTTGTGAGCTCATTTTTTGTTGGTTGTTTATATCGACTAGGTTTTGAGTCTCTACTTGTTTATTTCTTTTTGTGATGGGTTTTAAGCTTTTAATAATAAAAAGGAAAAAAAAAGAACTAGATGGTTTAATATTCAGGACTAATGTTTCCATAATTAACATGAAAACCGAACTGAAAGCTGAGGATTCGATCTGAATAAGAGCTTAAAGATGAATTAACAACAATGGTAGAAAATAATCTGTAGGGTCTTTTGTGGAAAGCGGTTAGTCGGTTCATCCATTCCAAGATGCTGTCACAGTCAAAGCTCAAATCGGAACTTATTATTGAAGATGGGGAGACACACAGACTTACCTTAAGGTAAGACTGAAGAGATGTACCATTTAGTAAGAGTCAGAGAAGTTGACACGGACATCAACTTAGAAACCATTGTAATTAGATTGTGACGTCTGTAGAGAGATAATGGCGATGAGCTTGGGCATCTCAATGGACTTGTTTCACGTAACCCCCAACTAGCAACCCAGGGATAATTGATCACCACATCATCAGGATAACGTTTTGAAGATCGATCAAAAAGTTTGTTATTACCTACTTTAGCTTGACTCAGGGCATGATTGATTTCCAGGGTTATAGGCGTTTTGTGACGATCACTCAGACCGATTCAAACCGCTATAAATCTCTTAAATTCAAAAGGTGGTTCTAGCTAGCATTTGCGGTTGCGGTTAAATATTTTATTTTTATTTTTAAACAATATAAATACAAAAAGAAATAATAAAATAAGAGAAATACTAAAATATAGCTATTACATTTTAATTTATATTATAAAATTTTAAAAATAAAAATGTTTTTTATAATTTTTAAAAATTTAAAATTATAAGTTTCTTAAAATAATTTTTATATTTATTATAATATTATGATGTTTAATATTTTTATGATTATATAAAATTTAAATATTGTTAATTTCTTATTTAACTGATGTTGTATTTGGTAGTTAACCAGTTATAAGTATCTCATAAACGATTCAATTTCTAACCGCAATATCATTATTACAATGTTTTTAAACCTGTTTAAAATCGCAACCACCCGCATTCGCAAATTTCCGCAACTACAAGCATAACCGCTACGGTTACACCAGAAGACCCTCAATGACTCGACGGATATATTTGAAATTATTTTTTTAACAATTTCTTTTTTTCCGGAAAGTAATATCAATGTAATATAGATAAATGCATACGAAAAAGAAAATCCGGAAATTAACATCCTTGTGATATCGACAAGTGCATACATAATTGAGGTGGTTCACTCGAAAATATATAATAAAACTATACTCAACAGCAGTCTTTTGTCCTAACATGAATTGGACTTGAGTCTGCTTTAGGCCCAGTATATCTTCTTGTTTTTTTTATCACTCAAATTTTATTAATTTTGGCAAATATTATACAAAGAGGCATAAAAGCTTAAACAGATAATTACATCAGGTCCAAAGATGGGCAAACCTAAATAGGAAGAAAGACCATCAAGGGATCCATCACCGAACACGTGTGTGAAAGCCAAGGCCAGAGAAGACACGTGACGGCACGTGGATTATCATCCTTCCTCCATTAAAACGCCGGAGAGTCCGAGATTATCGCCGGGATCAAATTTCATCAACCACCGGCAACTATCAGTCGGAATAGCCAAAATGGAAAAGATCAAAGAGCTACTCATAACAGTGAAGCTAGATAAGAAGATCTATCCCATACTACTATAAACCGACGGATCTTTGCTTCAACTTGAGAAATCAATTGCAAGCAACGATCTAAAGCTTCCAATACTCCTGCACAATAAACCCAAACATTTTTGAAGATACTTATAAGCGCGAAGGTGAAACCACCCATACTAAGGGAAGGAAAGACCAATCGGAAGTTTAGATCGAGCCACAATTGAATAAAAAAAACCAGAGAAGCTAAGATTAAGCTGAGAGACACTAAAAAAAAATCCGGATTAAACCGGAGAGGAAATCAACGGTAACACCAAAAGGAAGGTGTACCACCGGAACCCCAAGCCGGCGAAGACGGTGCGATGGGAGCCACCGCTTCCCGGAGTCAAAAGCCGGTGAAACTGATGCTAGGGTAGCCACCGTTTCCCAGAGACCGAAAGCCCGACTAACGGGAGTCTAAGCCAGAAAAATACCGGCGTTAGAAAACAAAATTCATAACTATTTCCTTGTGAAAGATATCTGATGAGAGAACAAGGAAAGAGAGAAACCTTCTCTCTGAAAGAAGAGAGAGGTTTGCAAGGCCGACGATACTGAGGCCCAGTATATCTATCTACTATGATCAGCATTTGAAAAGAAAAAATAACAAATGTCAGATTCTTAATAAATTGTCGTATGTCACAATTCGCTACTTGTAATGCTGCCACATTTTGAATTATCATGAAATTAATTCACGTGCATATTAGATTTTTGACTGAGCTTATAAAATAAAATTTAATTACAGATTTGGTACGAAATTCTTTGTTACGTTCTTATCAAACTTTAGATTCTCGTTTACTACATAGATTTCCTATATATTTATTTGAGAATGCAAATAAAGAAAATGCCATGTGTCCATTTTATAGTCAATTTTTGAGCCTTTCCTTTAGGACGAGTATTTGATGAATATTTTCTGTTTCCGAATAATAAAGATCCACGTTCAGTGGCCAGTTTTCTCTTCTTCTCTTTTTAGTTCTTACCAAACTAAATTTTCTATAATATTAAATAATCTTGACTAATGAACAAAGAATCCCATGAAATTAACTCTCATCCACTCATATTAATCTCTTCTGGACTTTCCAGAGTTGTTGTTCTTACATAATTAATATATTTATATAGAGATCTATTTATTTTTGGATACTTATCCCAGAGCAATATCTCTTATATATTAAAAGGGAAGCATCGTAATAAATACGTTCACACTAAATTGGACACATGTCATGTATAGAAGCATTGTAATAAATGTGTTCACACTAAAATAGATACATGTCACATGTAGAGAGTTTCTCATCCAAACTCTACATAAATATGTTCACACTATGTACTTTATGTTTTTTTAATATAAAACTCACATGCATGATTCTTCTTTACGTTATTTTTACTGTTTACGAATAGAACTAGACAAATTATTCATAAATTTTGATTCGATTCGTTCTCCGTTTTGATTTGAACCAAAAAATCTGGATATCCGTTACTCTACGAAGCAAATCAAATACTAAAAACAATGTCTGTAAAAAAAAAGTAAATCACAAATATCAATATTTATAGGAACGGATATCCAATTTGATCCGTTATATGCATATATATATACATATATTTAAGGAATTGTATATAAGTTATATATTATAGTTTATATACATTTTACAATATTTTTGTTTTTAAATAATTTCATTTTAAGAATTTTATTTTTCATGTATTATTTAAAAAAAATATCATTTAATATTAATTAACAGTCTCTTTATATATTTTTACTAACCATCTTTATATACTTTTACGTATACATACATGTGCACATTGACGTGAGCACCTTATAACTAAGTATTTACAACAACTGAAATATTTGTTTTTTTTTGAAAGTTAAAATATTCTTTTTTCTTAATGCTTCTTTTACTATTGACCAAATTGTAGTAAAATGATTTTTTTAATAATTTTCTTTTCTTTTTTTAACTATTATCCGTTTAGAAACTATAATATGAAACCATTGGTTCGACATCATGACTATCAAAGATTCATAACATAAAAACAAACAAATAATAGTAATTTTTTATTATCACAGAAAAAAACAAAAAACAACAAATATTTTAACCGAACAAACCAAATAAATATTGATTTAAAATGATAGTTATATTTTAGGAGATTAAAAACAAAAAAATAACCTAAAACCGAACTGATATCTAGATTAATGTCTCTTTATTAAAAAAATAAAGAAACTAATAATCACATTCCGCGCAAGGCGCGGATTATTACCTAGTATATATATATAGAGTAAGTTAAAATATATATATATATATATATATATTTATTAGTATATGAAAAAGTTTAACATCGGAAAATCCAAAAAATGCAGCCGAAGCTTCTAGCAGCCCAGCCAAAGGAGCTCATTTGGTCCAACCTTGAAGACTTTCTTTCTTCTTTTAAATCGTAAGCCTTGTTGTTACAAAAAAAAAAAAAAACGTAACCCTTGTTAATTACCTCAAACTGGGTGTTTTTCTGCACCATGTGCAGTAAAGAATTTTTTAAATCGTAACTTATATTTAAAAATAAATTTTATTAAATATTATAGATTTTACTATTTTCTTACTAATATTTAATATATATTTAATATATATTAAATTAATTTGTATAAAACTAATAAAAATAATATAAAATTGTATAATTATCAAAACTTTAGCCTAAACAATATTTATAAAATTTGTAAATATATAAGAAACTAATGTTCTCACGATTAGATATTTAAATTTTTAAAAAAATTGTAAAATTTTTTGAAAGTTTTAGTAATACAAATTGTATAATTATACAAAAATAATAATATTTCTAAATTTGAAATGTTATATATGAATATATTTATTTTATAGATGATGTATGAGCTATTCCCATATTTAAAAAAAAGTTTACCTAAAAGAAATATCAATATTAAATGTAATCAATGAATTATTACCATATTCTAATAAATTTGTCAAAAATATAAATCAACATTAAATGAAATTATCCATGTCATATTTTTTCGGAAGCCGTGTCATCAATTTCAGTAGCCATGTCATATTTGTTTTGTGAAATTGATTATAAAGAGGACATGTGACAAAATCATTTTTCAAATATAATATGAGCTATTGCCATATTTAAAAAAAAGTTCACCTAAAAAAATATCAATATTATGTAATATATGAATTATTACCATATTTTAATAAATTTGCCAAAAATATAAATCAACATTAAATAAAATTATCCATGTCATACTTTTCCGGAAACTATGTCATCAATTTCAGTAGGCATGTCATATTTGTTTTGTAAAATTGATTGTAAAGAAGACATGTGGTAAAATCACTTCTCAAATATAGTATAGAGGATGTCAATACGTGTAATAAAACTATAGATTAAGCTCCTGCAATATTAAAAGAAAAGGAATTGGATTCCACGAAAACGTAAAACATAGTTTGGAAACTAGTAAAACATTTTGTCCCCCCAATAAACTTAATTGTTAACAAACAAAATGTGTTCACATAAAAAGATTGATGCATATATCTATTTTAGGATCCACGAGAATTGGAATATTCCGTTTAGATTTCAAACCACCGAACAAGCTCCCGCAAACATTTCGGCCGCTTAAAAGATCAAAGCTACCCAAACATATTGGCGCTGCATGCTTCCACATTCCAACATTAATTACTGTCTTTCCTGATCCCTTTTTCATTTTTCCAATGTATTGTTCAAGGACATTCTAAGTTGTAAAAAGAACCATAATAATGATGCTAAATCGACTGAGATTTGGTAAGATTCAGCGTAACGTACCGTGAGGGTGCTGATAAAAGCCACATCTTACAACAACTAAGATGCTACGCACTTGATAATTTGTGTTTATTTTACAAATTTACAGCTATTTTAATAGGATGACAATTTGAAAGAGAAATTTGCAACAATAATAGTAGACGAGAGGAGGAATATATTTCCACAAGTATTTTTTTTTGCTAAAAAAAAAAAATTTGGACCATTTCTTGATTTTGTGCGTATCCTTGCGCAAGGGTCATGCTAATCTTCTCTATATCGTTTCAATTTTATCGAATATCACCGAACGGCCATATTTCCACAAGTCCAGAGAAGAGAAAGAGAAAAAGAGGTTAATGATCTAATTGTATCTTTGTTGCACTGTTTGCCAATCGCTATCTAATATTGGCCAATGACGGCTGTTAGCCATCAATTTCAAAATCAGATTAGATAACTAATCTCTCTAAGAAAAATTTTAAGGTTGTTTTCTTGTTTTATTTTAGAGTTTGTGTTTTAGTTGTGCCTTGTGCGTACGTGCACTGGATTGGTCGAGTTCTTGGGCACGAACAATAAAACCATGCAGACCTGCATGTACACTCACGAGCTACTTGCGACAAGCCAGCGTGAAAATAGGAAATCAAAGAACATTTACATTTACTAGAAAAAGAAAAGAAACAAATACATATATATATATATACGAGTAGAAGAAATGTGTTTAGAAATAAAATACTACTACTGGCATTGCAAAAAATCTACTACTGGAAAACCAAAAATAAAATAGTAAGATTCTAGCTACTATAACATTCATGAAACGGTCTCCTCTGTATTGTATATATATATAAGAAATTTTATCTTATATTCTAAATATTACATGGACATTGTTAAAACTGACATACAATATGATTATTTCTAACGTTGAATACAAACTAACTGTAATTTTTAAACATCTCAAGAGCCGTGAGTCTACATTGATGTTAAACAAGAAATCAAATTTCATATGTATACAAGTAACTAAAACAGGAAATGCTGAATTTATATGCCAAAAATGATTAATTGTTTTTTAAGTGGGAAATAGTCAACATTAAAATTAAACAAGTGATCCATTGTTTAATGATATGCCAAACAATTGACTCTTAAACCAGCGGCCTTGGACTAGTGATACTTGAGGGGAAATCTCCCAATACGGTACCCGCAGTTCGAGTCCCGCTGGCCACCCAGGCTAGGGTTAAATCCCAAGAATACGTGGAGTGCCGTGGGCCTCGCGGGAATAGTCGGTTGACCACGGTCGCCGGAAACCCGCGGTTACCTAAAAAAAAAGAAAAAGAAACAGAGCTGAGAGATGTGACAGGAACGTAACAGAGATAATATGAACATCTTAAACTATACTATATCAGGAGGTTGATGCTCGTGAAGACGGCCATATCGCCATGGCTCCTTCAAGTTTGGTGTAGTCTGAGAGTAGAAATCTTGTTGCGTATACAATAAATAAAAAGATATAACGTGTTAGTAAAAAACTTGATTTGGTATAACATCTAAACAAATAACATCATATAAAGATTAAAATAAGACTAAATGATAATAATAATAATGCTAAAAATCCCCCTATATATATTAAAAGAGAAGTCATTTTAATGATTTCTGGTGACGTGTCGTTCATAGGTGAAGTTTCAAGAAAATTATTATAATTTGATTGGTCGATGATTTTTAATTTTTATTTATTTAATTTTGATCTAAAATTTAAGGTAAGTCTAAAATCATTTAACATCACTTGCCATATAATCTACAGAATAACAATTTATGGAAACTGATTCTCGAAATTATAGAAAGATTAATAATGTTTTATTTATTATTTTTAATATTTATAAACTATAAAACATAATGAACGAAATTTTATATAAGATAATTATAATTGTTTTATACTCTACTTGATGAATTGTATTCGAATATAATTATATAATAATTATTTTAAATATTAAAAAATTCAAATTAAGGATCCACTTAAAAGTCAGGGTTAATGGTG is a genomic window containing:
- the LOC106302169 gene encoding ATPase family AAA domain-containing protein 1-like isoform X1 is translated as MLDLKVLSVIVILQDEVDLMVYVMKIEKAPLDSYADIGGIEAQSHEIKEAVELPLTHPQLYAHIGIKPSKGVIFYGERGTGKTVIAKMTEPWKLEDGQPPCHLQMELQNRDIFSGFPTTRTLTLGGATALRALPCSATICLSSDVQHDMMFYYKASRFFTNQKSSFHILEHFIRICSYINFSQPRDTQSSSSIAIPSRAWVDLSVPRSFKKMVWSGPNTASEASYTRETKFIRPYY
- the LOC106302169 gene encoding ATPase family AAA domain-containing protein 1-like isoform X2, translated to MVYVMKIEKAPLDSYADIGGIEAQSHEIKEAVELPLTHPQLYAHIGIKPSKGVIFYGERGTGKTVIAKMTEPWKLEDGQPPCHLQMELQNRDIFSGFPTTRTLTLGGATALRALPCSATICLSSDVQHDMMFYYKASRFFTNQKSSFHILEHFIRICSYINFSQPRDTQSSSSIAIPSRAWVDLSVPRSFKKMVWSGPNTASEASYTRETKFIRPYY
- the LOC106302169 gene encoding ATPase family AAA domain-containing protein 1-like isoform X3; amino-acid sequence: MLDLKAPLDSYADIGGIEAQSHEIKEAVELPLTHPQLYAHIGIKPSKGVIFYGERGTGKTVIAKMTEPWKLEDGQPPCHLQMELQNRDIFSGFPTTRTLTLGGATALRALPCSATICLSSDVQHDMMFYYKASRFFTNQKSSFHILEHFIRICSYINFSQPRDTQSSSSIAIPSRAWVDLSVPRSFKKMVWSGPNTASEASYTRETKFIRPYY